A single window of Aspergillus flavus chromosome 4, complete sequence DNA harbors:
- a CDS encoding Ypt/Rab GTPase activating protein, with protein MKDSDLAVKTWVTRSAGTGLSIVAMVTENGDFRYPPSPGEHNLSNRRRVPNPPRLNPLRINPPSPPSSRQFTATAPRAPPLPRSPRRPPAIPDDPFLRSPSPQPGMGGDYISHRPTYRMPATANPTFERLPRAPSRESDFDRPAYRRKTPPPQPRLRTSKSTSKLHSKPRKTLHSLERQSNESPQQGLGLPRFYHNGSTEANGEDALRSSVNSAMTSRSSVGQASGTERSSVLTKSSSITDLSPDTPDGSYEKEGGMSVEDAISMYLDGFSDVTEEPGSPDWRGECKARPLSPRPPTELTLDDGNTSDEHSPELDATKDLPPVPPLPALNPPDQNTLDEQFLGHTQLNEKQFSEPLDQTTPNRPSDNSPLETKIFIPGTVPPPFLKPTESRDQYGFRKTSHHVTLQQYEAWSRPYAAFAKSRRIKWSELLKEHGMPTTEPRTFPPKSNKIKRLVRKGIPPEYRGAAWFFYAGGYEHLNRNPGLYDQLVSQAMESPSNDDKEHIERDLHRTFPDNIHFKPESTDGLGNSGASSGSSNLKHGSVTVETQMIQSLRRVLYAFALHNPQVGYTQSLNFITGLLLLFLPEEKAFWMLHIITSVYLPGTHEISLEGANIDLWILMVLLKDSTPLIYNKITGSAPGKSKTPPLTVDSRLPDITLGLTNWLMSLYIGTVPLETTLRIWDVFFYEGSKTFFRASLAIFKACERDILAVSDPMEVFQVVQAVPKRLLDANTLLDECFVRRHRVGQGRIEELRACRRTAVRQEKLRRSKALSKGYLQAATDEWPTTRSRTPVPGVERSIADGWRHMKDAFR; from the exons ATGAAGGACTCTGACCTTGCAGTGAAGACATGGGTGACAAGGTCAG CGGGAACTGGGTTATCAATCGTGGCCATGGTCACAGAAAATGGAGACTTTCGGTATCCGCCGTCTCCAGGCGAACATAATCTCTCCAATCGTCGCAGAGTGCccaatcctcctcgtctcAACCCTCTAAGAATTAACCCCCCCTCTCCGCCATCTTCTCGACAGTTTACCGCCACCGCCCCACGTGCGCCTCCCCTCCCACGCTCTCCGAGAAGACCACCTGCCATCCCGGATGATCCTTTCCTGCGCTCACCTTCACCCCAACCCGGAATGGGAGGTGATTATATCTCTCACAGGCCGACATATCGCATGCCCGCCACTGCCAATCCAACGTTTGAACGCCTTCCCAGAGCTCCCTCCAGAGAAAGTGACTTTGACCGTCCGGCATATCGTCGCAAgacccctcctcctcagccaaGGTTAAGAACTTCTAAATCTACATCGAAGCTCCACAGCAAGCCCCGCAAGACCCTCCATTCCCTAGAACGCCAGTCCAACGAATCCCCGCAACAGGGGCTGGGCTTACCACGCTTTTATCATAATGGATCGACAGAGGCCAATGGGGAAGATGCTCTCCGCTCCAGTGTGAACTCTGCCATGACGTCGCGCTCTAGTGTTGGACAGGCGAGTGGAACCGAGCGAAGCAGTGTCCTGACGAAGAGTAGCTCGATCACCGACCTCTCTCCTGATACACCAGATGGATCGTATGAGAAGGAAGGTGGAATGAGCGTGGAAGATGCGATCTCTATGTATCTCGACGGGTTTAGTGACGTCACAGAAGAACCGGGGTCTCCTGACTGGCGTGGAGAGTGCAAAGCAAGACCGCTTAGCCCCCGTCCGCCAACAGAGTTGACCCTAGACGATGGAAATACTTCCGATGAACATTCGCCCGAGCTAGATGCTACCAAGGACCTGCCACCGGTACCACCGCTCCCAGCTCTAAACCCACCCGACCAGAATACATTGGATGAGCAGTTCTTAGGCCACACACAATTGAATGAAAAGCAATTTAGCGAGCCTCTAGACCAGACCACACCGAATCGGCCATCTGATAATAGTCCACTAGAGACAAAGATTTTCATTCCCGGCACCGTGCCGCCTCCGTTTCTGAAGCCTACCGAGAGCAGGGATCAGTATGGGTTTCGGAAGACCAGTCACCACGTCACATTGCAACAGTACGAGGCCTGGAGTCGCCCGTATGCAGCTTTTGCTAAGAGTCGGAGAATTAAATGGTCAGAATTGCTGAAAGAGCATGGTATGCCCACCACCGAACCGAGGACTTTTCCGCCCAAATCGAACAAGATCAAGCGTCTTGTCCGCAAAGGCATCCCTCCCGAGTACAGAGGGGCAGCTTGGTTCTTCTATGCCGGTGGCTACGAGCACTTGAATCGTAACCCTGGACTATATGATCAGCTTGTCAGCCAGGCTATGGAAAGCCCAAGCAACGATGACAAGGAGCATATCGAGCGAGACTTGCACCGAACTTTCCCCGATAATATCCACTTCAAGCCGGAATCTACTGACGGGCTCGGGAACTCAGGCGCTAGCTCTGGTAGCAGCAACCTGAAGCATGGCTCGGTCACTGTCGAAACGCAGATGATTCAATCGCTCCGGCGGGTGCTCTATGCATTCGCGTTGCACAACCCCCAAGTCGGTTACACGCAATCACTCAACTTCATTACAGGCCTGCTCCTTCTGTTCCTTCCGGAAGAGAAGGCATTTTGGATGCTGCATATCATTACTTCCGTTTACCTCCCCGGCACCCACGAGATAAGTCTCGAAGGTGCTAATATCGATCTATGGATCCTTATGGTCCTCTTGAAAGATTCTACCCCGCTAATCTACAACAAAATCACGGGTTCCGCTCCCGGGAAATCCAAGACGCCTCCGCTAACGGTCGACTCTCGGTTACCGGATATTACACTTGGCCTGACGAATTGGCTCATGTCGTTGTACATTGGAACCGTGCCCTTGGAGACGACCTTACGCATCTGGGATGTCTTTTTCTACGAAGGATCGAAGACATTCTTCCGAGCTTCGCTAGCCATTTTCAAGGCTTGTGAAAGGGACATCCTCGCCGTCTCCGACCCCATGGAGGTTTTTCAGGTAGTCCAAGCGGTCCCAAAAAGGCTGCTGGATGCCAACACTCTACTGGATGAGTGTTTCGTACGGCGCCATCGTGTTGGACAGGGCCGCATTGAGGAGCTACGAGCGTGTCGACGGACAGCTGTTCGGCAAGAGAAGCTGCGACGTTCGAAAGCTTTGAGCAAGGGATACCTCCAAGCCGCCACGGATGAATGGCCGACTACGCGATCGCGGACACCCGTTCCTGGAGTTGAGCGCAGCATTGCCGATGGATGGCGTCATATGAAAGATGCGTTCCGGTGA